One genomic region from Ralstonia pickettii DTP0602 encodes:
- a CDS encoding GABA permease (K11735: gabP; GABA permease) produces the protein MIQQPQSGNGLSHGLKQRHMTMIALGGVIGAGLFVGSGVVIKSAGPAAVLSFLITGLLVVLVMRMLGELACAMPGGGSFYEYAREAWRDRPAVGNLAGFLTGWMYWYFWVIVVALEAVAGADLVRYWLPDVPNWIISLVLLVMLTLTNLVSVKSFGEFEFWFASIKVAAIMVFLFVAGVYVLGLAPGAHGMQVANLTANGGFMPHGIVPVLTGAVAATGFYFGAEIVTIAAAETAEPQKAVAKATNSVITRVLVFYVGSILLVVCLVPWNSTGIATPYVSALNVMGVPAAAQIMNAIVLTAVLSALNSGLYASSRMLFALTRRGDAPKSLARVSRNGVPTRAILMATLFGYVAVVMSYVSPDTVFAFLVNSYGTVAIFVYILIAISQLRLRARLEREAPERLRVRMWCYPYLTYVAILGMLGIVIAMAFIPDQRTPLALGVVSLAILLVAYAARQLFRRGVDPVVPLAEMPRPDLHEY, from the coding sequence ATGATTCAACAACCCCAGTCCGGCAACGGGCTATCCCACGGCCTCAAGCAACGCCACATGACCATGATCGCCCTCGGCGGCGTGATCGGCGCGGGCCTGTTCGTCGGCAGCGGCGTCGTCATCAAGTCGGCCGGCCCGGCCGCGGTCCTTTCCTTCCTGATCACCGGCCTGCTCGTGGTGCTGGTGATGCGCATGCTGGGCGAGCTGGCCTGCGCCATGCCCGGCGGCGGCTCCTTCTACGAATACGCGCGCGAAGCCTGGCGCGACCGCCCGGCGGTGGGCAACCTCGCCGGCTTCCTGACCGGCTGGATGTACTGGTATTTCTGGGTCATCGTGGTGGCGCTCGAAGCCGTGGCCGGTGCCGACCTGGTGCGCTACTGGCTGCCCGACGTCCCCAACTGGATCATCAGTCTCGTCTTGCTGGTGATGCTGACGCTGACCAACCTGGTCTCGGTCAAATCCTTCGGCGAGTTCGAGTTCTGGTTCGCGTCGATCAAGGTGGCCGCGATCATGGTCTTCCTGTTCGTCGCGGGCGTCTATGTACTGGGCCTGGCCCCGGGCGCGCATGGCATGCAGGTGGCCAACCTGACCGCCAACGGCGGCTTCATGCCCCACGGCATCGTGCCGGTGCTGACCGGTGCGGTCGCGGCCACGGGTTTCTACTTCGGCGCCGAGATCGTCACCATCGCCGCCGCCGAAACCGCCGAGCCGCAGAAGGCCGTGGCCAAGGCCACCAACTCGGTGATCACGCGCGTGCTGGTGTTCTATGTCGGCTCGATCCTGCTGGTGGTGTGCCTGGTACCGTGGAATTCCACCGGCATCGCCACGCCGTATGTCAGCGCGCTGAACGTGATGGGCGTGCCGGCCGCCGCGCAGATCATGAACGCGATCGTGCTGACCGCGGTGCTGTCGGCGCTCAACTCTGGCCTGTATGCCTCGTCGCGCATGCTGTTCGCGCTGACACGCCGCGGTGACGCGCCCAAGTCGCTGGCCCGCGTGAGCCGCAACGGCGTACCGACGCGCGCCATCCTGATGGCCACGCTGTTCGGCTACGTTGCGGTGGTGATGTCCTATGTCTCGCCCGATACAGTGTTCGCCTTCCTGGTCAACTCGTACGGCACCGTCGCGATCTTCGTCTACATCCTGATCGCGATCTCCCAACTGCGCCTGCGCGCCCGCCTGGAACGCGAAGCCCCGGAGCGGCTGCGCGTGCGGATGTGGTGCTATCCGTATCTCACCTATGTGGCGATCCTGGGCATGCTTGGCATCGTGATCGCGATGGCATTCATTCCCGACCAGCGCACGCCGCTAGCCCTGGGCGTGGTCAGCCTGGCGATCCTGCTGGTGGCGTACGCGGCGCGGCAACTGTTTCGTCGTGGCGTGGATCCGGTAGTGCCGCTGGCAGAGATGCCCCGACCGGACCTGCACGAGTATTGA
- a CDS encoding DNA-binding protein (K00375: K00375; GntR family transcriptional regulator / MocR family aminotransferase) produces the protein MQYAGALRRVACRPMSLKSPTTMWFQLFQQHALSGLSLQGKIRQMLVSAILDEQLPQGEPLPSSRELSAQLRVARNTVVLAYQQLVDEGYLVARERSGYFVNPEILGTRVSGVASLRGEPVPARAGEPDWERRFVFRPTQQRNIVKRANWRDYPYPFLYGQYDPVLFPTADWRECCLKALSVLDIHDWAQDMILRDDESLVQQIRTRVLPRRGVWAGADEIVVTVGAQQALYLLADLLVSPDTPLGIEDPGYPDARNIFGSHTSQLVPLPVDGDGLVLSDAQRACDYVYVTPGHQCPTTVTMPLARRQALLRQAEDADFVLIEDDYESESRFEGDPTPTLKSLDRSNRVIYVGSLSKSLAPGLRIGYIVGPAALIAELRGARRLMLRHPSAYIQRAFSLFLSLGHYDAHLRRLSAAHRERADAVLAALATHMPDFRPVPIAGGASCWIEGPSWLDADALARLAELQGVLIEPGSVFFMAEPAPRNCFRLGYSSISLDRIEPGIRVLACVARELQAAAGSAPAVTSRARPAA, from the coding sequence GTGCAGTATGCTGGCGCGCTTCGCCGTGTCGCCTGCCGCCCCATGAGCCTCAAGTCCCCCACCACGATGTGGTTCCAGCTGTTCCAGCAGCACGCGCTGTCGGGCCTGAGCCTGCAGGGCAAGATCCGCCAGATGCTGGTCTCGGCCATCCTCGACGAGCAACTGCCGCAGGGCGAGCCGCTGCCCAGCAGCCGCGAGCTGTCGGCGCAACTGCGCGTGGCGCGCAATACGGTGGTGCTGGCCTACCAGCAGCTGGTCGATGAGGGCTACCTGGTGGCGCGTGAGCGCAGCGGCTACTTTGTCAACCCGGAGATCCTCGGCACGCGCGTAAGCGGCGTCGCCTCGCTGCGCGGCGAGCCGGTGCCCGCGCGTGCGGGCGAACCCGACTGGGAGCGGCGCTTCGTGTTCCGCCCCACGCAGCAGCGCAATATCGTCAAGCGCGCCAACTGGCGCGACTATCCCTACCCCTTCCTCTACGGCCAGTACGACCCCGTGCTGTTCCCCACCGCCGACTGGCGCGAATGCTGCCTGAAGGCGCTCAGCGTGCTCGACATCCACGACTGGGCGCAGGACATGATCCTGCGCGACGACGAATCGCTGGTGCAGCAGATCCGCACGCGCGTGCTGCCACGCCGCGGCGTGTGGGCCGGCGCCGACGAGATCGTGGTGACGGTGGGTGCGCAGCAGGCGCTGTACCTGCTGGCCGACCTGCTGGTCAGTCCCGACACGCCGCTCGGCATCGAAGACCCCGGCTATCCGGATGCGCGCAATATCTTCGGCTCGCATACCTCGCAGCTGGTGCCGCTGCCGGTCGACGGCGACGGCCTGGTGTTGTCCGACGCGCAGCGCGCTTGCGACTACGTCTACGTGACCCCCGGCCACCAGTGCCCCACCACGGTCACCATGCCGCTGGCGCGGCGCCAGGCGCTGCTGCGCCAGGCCGAGGACGCGGACTTCGTGCTGATCGAGGACGACTACGAAAGCGAGAGCCGCTTCGAGGGCGACCCTACCCCCACGCTCAAGAGCCTGGACCGCAGCAACCGCGTGATCTACGTCGGCAGCCTGTCCAAGAGCCTGGCGCCGGGGCTGCGCATCGGCTATATCGTCGGGCCAGCGGCGCTGATCGCCGAGTTGCGCGGCGCGCGCCGGCTGATGCTGAGGCACCCGTCGGCCTATATCCAGCGCGCGTTCTCGCTGTTCCTGTCGCTCGGACACTATGACGCGCACCTGCGCCGGCTGTCGGCGGCGCACCGCGAGCGCGCCGATGCGGTGCTGGCGGCGCTGGCCACGCATATGCCCGATTTCCGGCCCGTGCCGATCGCCGGGGGCGCCTCTTGCTGGATCGAAGGCCCGTCGTGGCTCGATGCCGATGCGCTGGCGCGGCTGGCGGAGCTGCAGGGCGTGCTGATCGAGCCGGGCAGCGTCTTCTTCATGGCGGAGCCCGCGCCGCGCAACTGCTTCCGGCTGGGCTACTCGTCGATCTCGCTGGACCGCATCGAACCCGGCATCCGCGTGCTGGCCTGCGTGGCGCGTGAGCTGCAGGCTGCCGCCGGCAGCGCACCTGCCGTCACTTCCCGGGCGCGCCCCGCCGCCTGA